The Pseudobdellovibrionaceae bacterium genome contains a region encoding:
- a CDS encoding site-specific DNA-methyltransferase has protein sequence MTSPPYWGLRDYGVNGQMGLEKTPEEFIASMTTLFREVRRVLKDDGTLWLNLGDSYAASQYGSGGGWAKGEGKNGSGGNSQERSLFTDPGYDAKLPNKNLVGIPWRTALALQADGWILRQDIIWHKPNPMPESTKDRCTKSHEYIFLLSKKPRYYFDNEAIREPARYPGGPGNTKGQDVPGQREGKNANLGGSIHKIGPRPTRNKRSVWSVTTKGFKGAHFATFPPDLIEPCILAGAPVGGVVLDPFLGSGTTGMVAKKHGREFIGIELNPGYAEIARKRIGA, from the coding sequence GTGACGTCGCCGCCTTACTGGGGTCTGCGAGACTACGGCGTTAATGGTCAGATGGGCCTCGAGAAGACTCCTGAAGAGTTCATCGCTTCGATGACAACTCTCTTCCGTGAGGTTCGCCGCGTTCTCAAAGACGACGGCACGCTTTGGCTGAACCTGGGCGATAGCTACGCGGCTTCTCAGTACGGAAGCGGCGGAGGCTGGGCGAAAGGTGAAGGAAAGAACGGTTCAGGCGGTAACTCGCAGGAGCGGTCACTTTTCACTGACCCCGGCTACGACGCGAAACTTCCGAACAAGAACCTCGTTGGCATTCCCTGGCGGACTGCGCTCGCTCTCCAGGCTGACGGCTGGATTCTTCGCCAAGACATCATCTGGCATAAGCCTAACCCCATGCCTGAGTCGACAAAGGACCGCTGCACGAAGTCTCACGAGTACATCTTTCTCTTATCGAAGAAGCCTCGCTACTACTTCGACAACGAAGCGATTCGTGAGCCTGCTCGATACCCCGGAGGACCTGGCAACACCAAGGGGCAAGACGTGCCCGGCCAGCGCGAAGGCAAGAACGCGAATCTCGGCGGGTCAATTCACAAGATCGGCCCGCGACCGACACGCAACAAGCGCTCAGTCTGGTCAGTTACCACAAAAGGATTCAAAGGCGCTCACTTCGCAACTTTCCCTCCCGATCTCATCGAACCTTGCATTCTCGCAGGTGCGCCCGTTGGAGGTGTTGTTCTCGATCCCTTTCTGGGTTCTGGCACAACCGGCATGGTCGCGAAGAAGCATGGCCGCGAGTTCATCGGTATCGAGTTGAATCCTGGGTACGCAGAGATCGCGCGAAAGCGAATAGGCGCATGA
- a CDS encoding tyrosine-type recombinase/integrase, translating to MSRNQLTPDKYMTPQEAGALDARLAALDTSDPLVARDHAYLSFLRLTGVRASEALNLERRDFLGVFDGAGGERFGRVHIRTLKQGLDRVVPVPGWLYDRCLSMAGAFPGSPIFASDTGEAIKLRRADQIWRTYRTCDKKLHSLRHTFGRELYRATRDILLVKYALGHASVSNTQIYTEMDMEDDLSRALGALRGAS from the coding sequence ATGTCACGCAACCAACTCACACCAGATAAGTACATGACGCCTCAGGAAGCGGGTGCGCTTGACGCCCGTCTTGCAGCGCTCGATACCTCTGACCCGCTCGTTGCGCGTGATCATGCTTATCTGAGTTTTCTCAGGCTCACGGGCGTCCGCGCTTCTGAGGCGCTGAACCTCGAGCGCCGAGACTTCCTCGGTGTGTTCGACGGAGCAGGAGGAGAACGCTTCGGACGCGTCCACATTCGCACGCTGAAGCAGGGGCTTGACCGGGTCGTGCCCGTGCCCGGTTGGCTGTACGACCGCTGCTTGTCAATGGCTGGAGCGTTTCCGGGCTCGCCGATCTTCGCATCTGATACGGGTGAGGCGATCAAGCTCAGACGTGCCGACCAGATATGGCGTACGTATCGGACGTGCGACAAGAAGCTTCACTCGCTTCGTCACACTTTCGGGCGTGAGCTCTACCGCGCAACCCGCGACATCCTGCTGGTGAAGTACGCGCTTGGACACGCATCGGTATCGAACACGCAAATCTATACCGAGATGGACATGGAAGATGACTTGAGTCGCGCTTTAGGAGCGCTGAGAGGAGCGTCATGA
- a CDS encoding peptidoglycan-binding protein — protein sequence MQTFWNLIVTFFSWLGSVGAPKASDTKALEIKQIMLGDVGPLVIYLEECLATLGFLARKPTGKFDAVLESAVRELQRAKGLTIDGKVGLKQTWPKIEELLKKRVTPQVPSKPTTPTTPSKSTDITTIQPVPWMDFMKKYRGKKEQDNDFNAMMTPLWKKYFGFSLPSIRGSANAWCGLMVAAALGYAGIDVQRNGSLARHWSNWGAAINYKVNGAPHGAIAHINHVKCGNDSSNHVAFIAGNCTAEDLTRAGATVDLDGGNQADAVKISTYSVTEICSIRWPLLKFWAFPGKVTKTINCTSGSKGKESTR from the coding sequence ATGCAAACATTCTGGAACCTCATCGTTACCTTCTTCTCCTGGCTTGGGAGCGTGGGCGCTCCGAAGGCGTCAGACACAAAAGCCTTAGAAATTAAGCAGATCATGCTCGGCGATGTAGGCCCTCTCGTTATCTATCTTGAGGAATGCCTTGCGACGCTTGGATTTCTTGCGCGCAAACCCACCGGCAAATTCGACGCGGTTCTCGAGTCAGCCGTTCGTGAGCTCCAGCGCGCAAAGGGTCTTACGATCGACGGCAAGGTCGGCCTGAAGCAGACATGGCCGAAGATTGAGGAGTTGCTGAAGAAGCGTGTGACGCCTCAGGTGCCGTCGAAGCCTACGACGCCCACCACACCTTCGAAAAGCACCGACATCACAACCATCCAACCTGTTCCCTGGATGGACTTCATGAAGAAGTACCGCGGCAAGAAAGAGCAGGACAACGACTTCAACGCGATGATGACGCCGCTTTGGAAGAAGTATTTCGGCTTCTCGCTTCCTTCGATCCGTGGTTCCGCAAACGCTTGGTGCGGACTCATGGTCGCAGCTGCCTTGGGATATGCCGGCATCGACGTTCAGCGAAACGGCTCTCTCGCTCGTCACTGGTCGAACTGGGGAGCGGCCATCAACTACAAAGTGAACGGCGCGCCTCATGGTGCGATCGCACACATCAACCATGTGAAATGCGGAAACGATTCGTCGAATCACGTCGCATTCATCGCAGGTAACTGCACAGCTGAAGACCTCACGCGCGCAGGAGCCACGGTCGACCTCGATGGAGGCAACCAGGCAGATGCCGTCAAGATCTCGACCTACTCGGTAACTGAAATCTGCTCTATCCGCTGGCCGCTTCTGAAGTTCTGGGCGTTCCCCGGAAAAGTCACAAAGACCATCAACTGCACTTCGGGCTCGAAGGGCAAGGAGTCCACACGATGA
- a CDS encoding HNH endonuclease, whose translation MTKKKARKAKPEPVDGLGPKDAERLRKAIRQVWAYNHARKLCLRRAVGENDIGTCEICGAKVGKLYADHIDPVGTFDPRTFIERMFLPSEKLQAVCKTCHGRKTREEAKARRLA comes from the coding sequence ATGACAAAGAAGAAAGCCAGGAAGGCAAAGCCAGAGCCCGTAGATGGTCTGGGGCCGAAGGATGCGGAGCGTTTGCGGAAAGCCATCCGCCAGGTCTGGGCGTATAACCACGCACGCAAGCTTTGTCTGAGGCGCGCAGTCGGGGAGAACGACATTGGCACCTGCGAGATCTGCGGAGCGAAAGTGGGGAAGCTGTACGCCGACCACATCGATCCTGTCGGAACCTTCGACCCTCGCACATTCATCGAGCGCATGTTCCTTCCGTCAGAGAAACTGCAAGCGGTCTGCAAGACCTGTCATGGCAGAAAGACTCGTGAAGAAGCAAAGGCGCGTCGGTTAGCCTAG